One Desulfatiglans sp. genomic window carries:
- a CDS encoding sugar kinase codes for MTDRFSENKIILITRKTRLDDLILRFNTEAQARFYIEHLGSDFSDYVLEDKKYKSAVKEATNTLSRLGRLQILDRSFVPNFIFGKEDIIVALGQDGLVANILKYLDKQPVVGVNPDPDHYEGILLPYIVFELADVIQKVLKKSSAIRQITMARAVLNTGQSMYGVNDIFIGPKTHISARYSIQIEKKKEDQSSSGIIVSTGLGSSGWLRSVIAGATGISSATTGRQIEVRQKTKFTWESDYLYYSVREPWPSKTSSANLTFGKITKRNPLKITSAMPESGVLFSDGIETDFIEFNSGTVATIGVADKKGHLVVKG; via the coding sequence ATGACAGATAGGTTTTCTGAAAACAAGATCATCCTGATAACGAGGAAGACGCGTCTTGATGATCTCATATTAAGGTTTAATACTGAAGCTCAAGCCAGGTTTTATATAGAACATCTTGGTTCTGATTTTTCGGATTATGTACTTGAAGATAAAAAATACAAGTCAGCAGTAAAAGAAGCAACTAATACTCTCTCCAGACTTGGCCGTCTTCAGATTTTAGATCGGTCATTTGTACCAAACTTTATTTTTGGTAAAGAAGATATAATTGTTGCTCTTGGGCAGGATGGTCTTGTCGCAAATATCCTAAAATATCTGGACAAGCAACCGGTTGTGGGCGTCAACCCTGATCCTGATCATTATGAAGGGATACTGCTTCCATATATTGTATTTGAATTGGCAGATGTAATACAAAAGGTGTTAAAGAAAAGCAGTGCGATCAGGCAGATTACAATGGCAAGAGCAGTACTTAATACAGGGCAGTCAATGTATGGAGTTAATGATATTTTTATTGGCCCCAAAACCCACATATCGGCGAGGTACTCCATTCAAATTGAAAAGAAAAAAGAAGATCAGTCATCAAGTGGTATTATCGTATCAACAGGGCTTGGTTCAAGCGGATGGCTAAGAAGCGTGATTGCTGGTGCAACAGGGATATCGTCTGCAACTACCGGAAGACAGATTGAGGTGAGACAAAAGACAAAATTCACCTGGGAATCAGATTATCTTTATTATTCTGTACGTGAACCCTGGCCAAGCAAAACTTCCTCAGCAAATTTGACATTCGGTAAAATTACCAAAAGGAATCCCCTTAAAATTACATCGGCCATGCCTGAAAGCGGTGTATTATTCAGTGACGGTATTGAAACTGATTTCATTGAATTTAATTCAGGAACAGTAGCGACAATCGGTGTTGCTGATAAAAAAGGGCACCTTGTTGTTAAAGGATGA